From Ailuropoda melanoleuca isolate Jingjing chromosome 8, ASM200744v2, whole genome shotgun sequence, a single genomic window includes:
- the RHBG gene encoding ammonium transporter Rh type B has translation MAESPHRAAGRRLQLPLLCLLLQGATAILFAVFVRYNHETDAALWHWGNHSNADNEFYFRYPSFQDVHVMVFVGFGFLMAFLQRYGFSSLGFTFLLAAFALQWSTLIQGFLHARHGGHICVGVESMINADFCAGAVLISFGAVLGKAGPAQLLLLALLETVLFGVNEFVLLSLLGVKDAGGSMTIHTFGAYFGLVLSRVLYRPQLEKSKHRQGSVYHSDLFAMIGTIFLWVFWPSFNSAPTTLGDGQHRTVLHTYYSLTASTLGTFALSALVGEHGRLDMVHIQNAVLAGGVVVGTAGEMMLTPFGALAAGFLAGSVSTLGYKFFTPILEAKFKVQDTCGVHNLHGMPGVLGALLGVLVAGLATHEAYGEGLDSVFPLIAAGQRTASSQAMHQLFGLLVTLMFASVGGGLGGILLRLPFLDSPPDSQCYEDQVYWEVPGELEDEAQGPLRVEEPVTQA, from the exons ATGGCCGAGTCCCCGCACCGCGCCGCGGGCCGGCGACTGCAGCTGCCTCTGCtgtgcctcctcctccagggcgCCACCGCCATCCTCTTTGCGGTCTTCGTCCGCTACAACCACGAAACCGACGCCGCCCTCTGGCACTGGGGCAACCACAGTAACGCGGACAATGAATTTTACTTTCGCTACCCAA GTTTCCAGGACGTGCACGTCATGGTGTTCGTGGGCTTCGGCTTCCTCATGGCCTTCCTGCAGCGCTACGGCTTCAGCAGCCTGGGCTTCACCTTCCTCCTGGCCGCCTTCGCCCTGCAGTGGTCCACGCTCATCCAGGGCTTCTTGCACGCCAGGCACGGGGGCCACATATGTGTTGGCGTGGAGAG CATGATCAACGCAGACTTCTGCGCGGGGGCTGTGCTCATCTCCTTCGGCGCCGTCCTGGGCAAGGCCGGGCCGGCTCAGCTGctgctcctggccctgctggAGACCGTGCTGTTTGGCGTCAACGAGTTTGTGCTCCTCAGTCTCCTGGGG GTGAAGGACGCAGGAGGCTCCATGACAATCCACACGTTCGGGGCCTACTTCGGGCTGGTCCTCTCGCGGGTGCTCTACCGGCCGCAGCTAGAGAAGAGCAAGCACCGCCAGGGCTCCGTCTACCATTCCGACCTCTTTGCCATGATCG GCACCATCTTCCTGTGGGTCTTCTGGCCCAGCTTCAACTCTGCGCCCACCACGCTGGGGGACGGGCAGCACCGAACAGTCCTCCACACGTACTACTCCCTGACGGCAAGCACCCTCGGCACCTTTGCCTTGTCGGCCCTGGTCGGGGAGCACGGCCGGCTGGATATG GTCCACATCCAGAACGCCGTGCTGGCCGGAGGGGTTGTGGTGGGGACAGCAGGTGAAATGATGCTGACGCCCTTTGGGGccctggcagctggcttcctGGCTGGGTCGGTCTCCACGCTGGGGTACAAGTTCTTCACG CCCATTCTTGAGGCGAAATTCAAAGTCCAAGACACATGTGGTGTCCACAACCTCCATGGGatgcctggggtcctgggagccctCCTGGGGGTCCTCGTGGCTGGGCTGGCCACCCACGAAGCTTATGGAGAAGG cctggaCAGCGTGTTTCCGCTCATAGCCGCGGGCCAGCGCACTGCCAGCTCCCAGGCCATGCACCAACTCTTCGGGCTGTTGGTCACACTGATGTTTGCTTCTGTGGGTGGGGGCCTCGGAG GGATCCTGCTGAGGCTGCCCTTCCTGGACTCCCCTCCAGACTCCCAGTGCTACGAGGACCAGGTCTACTGGGAG gtGCCTGGGGAGCTTGAGGATGAAGCCCAGGGCCCTCTGCGGGTGGAGGAGCCAGTCACCCAGGCCTAA